The Paenibacillus yonginensis genome segment TACTGCTTAAGACGGACCCTTCCAGATAAAGGTTGCACTTCAGGAGGCGATTTCAAAGAAATTTAAGAGCTTGTCCAAATATTTTTCAAAGTGAAAAATAAAAAGCCGTTCCGACGGCAGGCTGTGCCCCGGAACGGCCGGTCTTTCAGCTGATTGGCCTCTATTCGGTTAATTCACCTTGGTAAAAAACCATCGCTGCGCATCCGTCCCGTTGTCCGTATACTGCTGAACAGCCGCTCCATCCGCCGTGGAGGCGCTGGCTACATCCAGGACAAGACCGCTGGCCTTAGATACCACTTTGAAATAACCGCCTCCGGCATCTACAATACTCCACCTTTGGGCATTGGAGCCATTGTCGTCCCACTGCTGAAGCTGTACTCCGCTAGCCGTCGAAGAGCTTGGCACGTCCAGCACCTTACCGCTGTGAATAGCGGTTAATTTGTAATAGCCGTCCCCTGTGCTGTCAACCCGGAACTGCTGGTTAGGAGCCGTATAGTTGGTCCACTGCTGTATTTTGGCTCCGCTTGCTGTGGAGACATCCGTGACATCAAGCACTTTACCGCTTACCTTGGAGGCAATCGTATAAACTCCGCCGCTGACAATCGGCGATGGAGATGGCGTGGACGACTGCTGGTACACCCGCACATAATCCACAAGCATCTGCGAAGGGAACGGTGTGGAGTTGTTTGGACTGCCCGGCCAGTTGCCGCCGACAGCCAGGTTCAAGAGAATAAAGAACGGCTTCTGGAATTCTTCTGTATTCCCTGTGCCGTTAGCAATATAGAATTCATTAAATTGGTTGCCG includes the following:
- a CDS encoding RICIN domain-containing protein; translation: MRKPGKWLSLLTVFALLIALTPLTSANAAGEWNLVWSDEFDGTSLNTNNWKAEIGTGSGGWGNNELEYYTDRPQNLKVTGGNLVITAQKEAYGGMNYTSARIKTQGLKSFTYGKIEARIKLPSGQGLWPAFWMLGSNIDTVGWPKSGEIDIMERVNNNASVNGTVHWDANGQADYGRTSGNLDFSQYHVYSVEWDPNYIRWFVDGNQFNEFYIANGTGNTEEFQKPFFILLNLAVGGNWPGSPNNSTPFPSQMLVDYVRVYQQSSTPSPSPIVSGGVYTIASKVSGKVLDVTDVSTASGAKIQQWTNYTAPNQQFRVDSTGDGYYKLTAIHSGKVLDVPSSSTASGVQLQQWDDNGSNAQRWSIVDAGGGYFKVVSKASGLVLDVASASTADGAAVQQYTDNGTDAQRWFFTKVN